One region of Acropora muricata isolate sample 2 chromosome 13, ASM3666990v1, whole genome shotgun sequence genomic DNA includes:
- the LOC136895609 gene encoding twinfilin-1-like, giving the protein MSHQTGIQANEELKAVFAKAREGKIRVIKVDIQDEQLICANKKEAVGDWESDYDKAILPLLEEKDPCFLFYRLDSKNNQGYEWLFISYSPDFSKPQRKMLFAGSKATLRKEFGGGHIKEEIFGTAEGDVSLLGFKRHKAHESAPPPLTDQEKELELVKQQEMRTDISVDTKQSHMTGVHFPVNEGALAKLTELKNKKISLVQLELNTQNETIVLADAQAAVSADDLNKHVPGDKGRYIFYLFKHTFEGDYMESIMFVYSMPGYKCSIKDRMLYSTCKGPLLDVAADRIGMTIARKIEISEPSELNEQFLMEELHPRKDLVRQKFAKPPKPTGSRGPRRINNSPTDSSN; this is encoded by the exons CAAATGAAGAATTAAAGGCTGTGTTTGCGAAGGCAAGAGAGGGAAAAATTCGAGTTATTAAAGTTGATATTCAGGATG agcaGCTGATATGTGCCAACAAAAAGGAAGCTGTCGGGGATTGGGAAAGTG ATTATGACAAAGCCATTCTGCCACTCTTGGAGGAGAAAGATCCTTGCTTCTTGTTCTATCGACTAGACTCAAAAAACAATCAAGGATACGAATGGCTGTTCATTTCTTATTCCCCAGATTTTTCAAAG CCTCAACGCAAGATGTTGTTTGCAGGGTCAAAAGCAACACTGAGAAAAGAGTTTGGTGGTGGACACATCAAAGAGGAAATCTTTGGAACAGCTGAA gGCGATGTTTCATTACTTGGTTTCAAGAGACACAAAGCGCATGAGAGTGCCCCACCTCCGCTCACAGATCAAGAAAAAGAGTTGGAATTGGTAAAACAACAGGAG ATGCGTACAGACATTAGCGTGGATACCAAGCAAAGTCACATGACTGGGGTTCATTTCCCTGTAAATGAGGGCGCCTTGGCAAAGTTGACGGAactcaaaaacaagaaaataagcTTAGTGCAGTTG GAACTGAACACACAAAACGAAACAATCGTGTTAGCTGATGCACAGGCGGCCGTTTCTGCTGATGACCTCAATAAGCATGTTCCAGGTGACAAGGGACGTTACATCTTTTACCTGTTCAAGCACACTTTTGAGGGAGATTACATGGAGTCCATAA TGTTCGTATACTCCATGCCAGGCTACAAGTGTTCCATCAAGGATCGCATGTTATACTCCACTTGCAAAGGTCCTTTACTCGATGTAGCTGCTGACAGAATTGGAATGACCATTGCCAGAAAG ATTGAAATATCAGAACCCAGCGAGTTGAATGAACAATTTCTCATGGAAGAACTGCACCCCCGAAAGGATCTCGTTCGACAAAAATTTGCCAAGCCCCCGAAGCCTACTGGGAGCCGCGGCCCGCGAAGGATTAACAATTCTCCGACTGATTCGTCGAATTAG